In Roseibium algicola, the DNA window TCAATTCCTTGTTCGATTGCCCCTAAAATATGCAATGGAGCACTCAACCGAAAGTCACGAGCGGGTGACTTTCGTCTTAGACGGCCTCATTCGCGCGTTTGTGACAAGGCCTCACCATTTGGCGTGCCAGGCGTCTTGTGGAAAATACAGGTCGAAACGGGCGTTAGCGTTCTGGCCTGTCTGGCTTTCGTGACCTGCGATGGTGGATTGTCTCGGGGGGAGAATCATGTGTTCTGGTGTCTCACGCCAGCCTGCTGCCTCCTTCGCTTCAGGGCGCTGGCCGATCGTTGCCCGTGGTTCTGGCTGTTGAAACTGGAGACAAGTGCCCCTGTCTGGCGAACGTACCAAAGGTCAAGAGATCCATGACTTTGCGGTTCTGACGAGTGCCGCCCTGCCGTGGATGACCGGACCGTCCTTCATCTCGCTGTGGCACGCCTGCGGGTTGGCAACGCTTGGCTATCGGGTTGTCTATGTTCTTCCCTGGCTGGATGAGGTTTCACAGCAACGGCTGTGGGGCGAGACCCGTTTCGTCGATTTTGACGAGCAGGTCGACTGGCTCCAGACGGAACTTGAAGCCTTCGGACCCTACAAATTTCCGGAATGCCGGCCTTATCGGGCAAGGTTTGTGGCAGGCATGGGGTCGATCGTGCCGATGGAAGACGTCTATCGCGCCGCGCCGCCGGCCCGGTGCCTGATCGCGAGCGAGCCGGAGCATCTGTGCTGGTATCCGGTAACGACCAGGCGCAGAGGCATCCGGGCGGACAAGACGATCGGCCTCAGCATGACGGATTATGAAACCTACATCCGCATGTCCGGGTTGCCGTTTCCAAACAGCCTCGCCCGGCTGGTATCTTATCTGCACGGCCGCGCCCTGCGGCTGCGCATCGATCTGCCCCTCAGCCTGTCGCCCGCCCTCACCCTGCCGGGCATCACAATGCCTGTGGAACGGGTGACCGGTGTCATGCCCGGTTACGCGCAGGTGCCTCTCGTTACGCAGGAAACCGAAGGGATCTATTTTCTCGGGGCTTTCCTCTGGGAGAAAGGCCTGGACGACCTCGCCCGCATCGCTGCCCGTGCAAAACGGCCCATCGATGTCATTGGCGGAGGGCGCGATGAAGCAGAGTTTCGCGCCTTCGCACGAGAGGAAGGTGCGGATTTGCGGTTCTTCGGACCGAACCGGCGGTTCTGGTCCGATATCGGACGATACCGGGTGATGGTGAACCCTTCACGCAGCGAAATCCTGTGCACGGCAACCGCCGATGCGCTGGTTGCCGGCCGGCATGTCATCCTGCCGGACTGTCCAGGCAACCTTCCCTACAGGGCCTATCCCAATGCGCATTTCTACACCGAGCTGGAAGGGGCTCTCGAGGCGCTGGAGTACGCGTTGACGACTGTGCCGGAGCCGCCCGTTGCCGCGCGCGAAGACTTCGACTGGATGAGCGCATGCCGTCGGCTGGTCCATCTTGCCGGGCTGGAAAGACGAGATTGATCCTAAAGGCTCGTGTTATCGCCGGGACACCGGGACGCACAGGCGTATCGGCTGCTCGCAAACCGAGATCTGCGCAGGGGCATGCGCGACGATATCGCCGTCGGCCTGTATCGGGTCGCCCCGGGGACCCAGGATTTCGACTGTTCTGGCCGGCTGTTGGGCAACGAGACCAAGCCGCAGGAGCAGGCCTGCCGGTATCAGCAGAAAGCGTCCGAAGACAGACAGAGCGCTGCCTGGAGGAAATATCGTTGCGCAAAAAGACGGGTTGGCGAGGTCGCATTTCGGTGCGAGGACAAATGTCCCGCCATATCGTTTGCCACGGCTGACGATCAGCGTCGCTGCCTTTTCTGGCTCATCGTCCAGCCGGACGTCCACCGGCGGGCAGGACCATCGCCGCAGTGTCCGGAAAACTTCGATCAGATAGGCGGCCTTGCCGAAGCGGGTCTTGGTGGCACGGCTGAGATCCGAAACAACCTGGGCGTCCAGCCCGATGCCGGCCATCATCATGAAGCGGTGCCCGTTGACCTGGCCCGGCCGGATCTTAAGGATGCGCGCTTCCGCAAGGCAGTTCGCGATCCGGTGTGGATCCGTGCCGATGCCGAGCTCGTGCGCCAGCACGTTCGCTGTGCCGAGCGGTATGAGCCCCAGGGGCGGCGTCTGCGGGCCGGCACCCTGGATTGCATCGTTGATCGTGCCATCGCCGCCCGCGATTGCCAGGATATCGGCGTTGTCTGATGTCGTTTCCCGAACGAAACCGGCGGCATCGCCCGCCTTCGTCGTGATCAGGATTTCGCACGTGTGACCGCGTGCCTCAAGCAGCGCCATTACCGCCTTGAAACGCTTCTCGCGCTTGCGGCCTGTGCGGGGATTGTAGACGACCCTGATCTTCAGGCCATGCTCTTGAGGGCGGCTGCCACCCGTCGCGGGGCCCTGGTCGTCCTCAGGCATCGCTCAGGCTCTGGACACGTGCCGGGCGTGCGGCAATTCACCGACCGGTTGCAAGGAGCCAGCTGCCGGAACACGGGAAGCGGCGATGCGGTCCATGATCTCAAGAATGTCGGCGGGCGATGTGTTGGCGGCAACCGGTTGCCGCGCCTGGCCGCTCTCGATGGCGGACATGGCCGCCTTGAAACTCTCGCTGAAATCGGAGGACGTCGAAAAGGCCAGTCCGGCTCCCG includes these proteins:
- a CDS encoding diacylglycerol/lipid kinase family protein, which encodes MPEDDQGPATGGSRPQEHGLKIRVVYNPRTGRKREKRFKAVMALLEARGHTCEILITTKAGDAAGFVRETTSDNADILAIAGGDGTINDAIQGAGPQTPPLGLIPLGTANVLAHELGIGTDPHRIANCLAEARILKIRPGQVNGHRFMMMAGIGLDAQVVSDLSRATKTRFGKAAYLIEVFRTLRRWSCPPVDVRLDDEPEKAATLIVSRGKRYGGTFVLAPKCDLANPSFCATIFPPGSALSVFGRFLLIPAGLLLRLGLVAQQPARTVEILGPRGDPIQADGDIVAHAPAQISVCEQPIRLCVPVSRR